One Leopardus geoffroyi isolate Oge1 chromosome B1, O.geoffroyi_Oge1_pat1.0, whole genome shotgun sequence DNA window includes the following coding sequences:
- the DUSP4 gene encoding dual specificity protein phosphatase 4 — protein sequence MVTVEELREMDCSVLKRLMNREENGGGAGGSGSHGAFGLLSGGKCLLLDCRPFLAHSAGYIRGSVNVRCNTIVRRRAKGSVSLEQILPAEEEVRARLRSGLYSAVIVYDERSPRAESLREDSTVSLVVQALRRNAERTDICLLKGGYERFSSEYPEFCSKTKALATIPPAVPPSTAESLDVGCGSCGTPLHDQGGPVEILPFLYLGSAYHAARRDMLDALGITALLNVSSDCPNHFEGHYQYKCIPVEDNHKADISSWFMEAIEYIDAVKDCRGRVLVHCQAGISRSATICLAYLMMKKRVRLEEAFEFVKQRRSIISPNFSFMGQLLQFESQVLATSCAVEAASPSGPLRERGKATPTPTSQFVFSFPVSVGVHSAPSSLPYLHSPITTSPSC from the exons ATGGTGACGGTGGAGGAGCTGCGGGAGATGGACTGCAGCGTGCTCAAAAGGCTGATGAACCGGGAAGAGaacggcggcggcgcgggcggcaGCGGCAGCCACGGCGCCTTTGGGCTGCTGAGCGGCGGCAAGTGCCTGCTCCTGGACTGCAGACCGTTCCTGGCGCACAGCGCGGGCTACATCCGAGGCTCGGTCAACGTGCGCTGCAACACCATCGTGCGGCGGCGGGCCAAGGGCTCGGTGAGCCTGGAGCAGATCCTGCCCGCGGAGGAGGAGGTGCGCGCCCGCCTGCGCTCCGGCCTCTACTCGGCGGTCATAGTCTACGACGAGCGCAGCCCGCGCGCGGAGAGCCTCCGCGAAGACAGCACCGTGTCGCTGGTAGTGCAGGCGCTGCGCCGCAACGCCGAGCGCACCGACATCTGCCTGCTCAAAG GTGGCTATGAGAGGTTTTCTTCCGAGTACCCAGAATTCTGTTCCAAAACGAAGGCCCTGGCAACCATCCCACCTGCTGTTCCCCCCAGCACTGCTGAGTCCTTGGACgtgggctgtggctcctgtggaaCCCCGCTGCACGACCAG GGGGGTCCTGTGGagatccttcccttcctctacctCGGGAGTGCCTACCACGCTGCCCGGAGGGACATGCTGGACGCGCTGGGGATCACGGCCCTGTTGAATGTCTCCTCCGATTGCCCGAACCACTTTGAAGGCCACTATCAGTACAAGTGCATTCCCGTGGAAGACAACCACAAGGCAGACATCAGCTCCTGGTTCATGGAAGCCATTGAGTACATTG ATGCCGTGAAGGACTGCCGCGGCCGGGTGCTGGTGCACTGCCAGGCGGGCATCTCGCGCTCGGCCACCATCTGCCTGGCCTACCTGATGATGAAGAAGCGGGTGAGGCTGGAGGAGGCCTTCGAGTTCGTCAAGCAGCGGCGGAGCATCATCTCGCCCAACTTCAGCTTCATGGGGCAGCTGCTGCAGTTCGAGTCCCAGGTGCTGGCCACGTCCTGCGCCGTGGAGGCCGCCAGCCCCTCGGGGCCCCTGCGGGAGCGGGGcaaggccacccccacccccacctcgcaGTTTGTCTTCAGCTTCCCGGTGTCGGTGGGCGTGCACTCGGCCCCCAGCAGCCTGCCCTACCTGCACAGCCCCATCACCACGTCCCCCAGCTGCTAG